The Flavobacterium sp. 123 genome contains a region encoding:
- a CDS encoding DNA topoisomerase IV, with product MKKIAFLILPLLLLMSCYDAEHNCKDFKTGKFKFEYEVNGVKKTTFFVRNDSLEIETFDGKTDTASVRWLNDCEYVLRKLHPKNMAEEKPIGMKILTTSKNSYTFEFGMVGDDAKQRGTVTKISDN from the coding sequence ATGAAAAAAATTGCATTTCTTATCCTCCCACTACTGTTACTAATGTCCTGTTATGATGCGGAACATAATTGCAAAGATTTCAAAACGGGAAAATTTAAATTTGAGTATGAAGTAAACGGTGTCAAAAAAACAACTTTTTTTGTTCGTAATGATAGTTTAGAAATTGAAACTTTTGACGGCAAAACAGATACGGCATCCGTGAGATGGTTAAATGATTGCGAGTATGTTTTGCGAAAATTACATCCAAAAAACATGGCTGAGGAAAAACCAATTGGTATGAAAATTTTGACAACCTCAAAAAATTCTTATACCTTTGAATTTGGTATGGTTGGCGATGATGCGAAACAAAGAGGAACTGTCACCAAAATTTCTGATAATTAA
- a CDS encoding TerC family protein, with protein sequence MEVFLNPDAWIALLTLTFLEIVLGIDNIIFISIATGKLPVEKRKKATKIGMFLAMFMRIALLFGINLLIQMKKPWFTIDLSWFSAGVTGQSIILLLGGLFLIYKSTKEIHEKVDEKGHEEQEISNAATKSFQNVLLQIIMIDLVFSFDSILTAVGMTNGVPGAIYIMITAVVVSVLIMMQFAVPVGNFVNKHPSIQILGLSFLILIGFMLLTESAHLSNALIFGNHVTPVPKGYLYFAISFSLLVEVLNMKVKKNK encoded by the coding sequence ATGGAAGTATTTTTGAATCCCGATGCATGGATAGCCTTATTAACATTGACTTTTCTAGAAATTGTATTAGGAATTGACAACATCATTTTTATATCAATTGCTACAGGGAAACTGCCTGTTGAAAAACGTAAAAAAGCAACAAAAATAGGAATGTTCCTTGCTATGTTCATGAGAATCGCGTTGCTATTTGGTATCAATTTGTTAATTCAAATGAAGAAACCTTGGTTTACAATTGATTTAAGTTGGTTTTCCGCAGGAGTTACTGGACAAAGTATAATTCTATTACTTGGAGGATTGTTCCTAATCTATAAAAGTACCAAAGAAATCCATGAAAAAGTGGACGAAAAAGGACACGAAGAACAAGAAATCAGTAACGCTGCTACAAAATCATTTCAAAATGTACTTTTACAAATTATTATGATTGATTTGGTTTTCTCTTTTGATAGTATTCTTACTGCAGTTGGGATGACAAACGGAGTTCCTGGAGCTATATATATTATGATTACTGCTGTAGTTGTATCGGTATTAATTATGATGCAATTTGCGGTTCCTGTAGGGAATTTTGTGAACAAACACCCATCCATTCAAATTCTTGGATTATCCTTTTTAATCCTTATTGGGTTTATGTTACTTACTGAAAGTGCACATTTATCAAATGCTTTAATCTTTGGAAACCATGTAACGCCAGTTCCAAAAGGCTATTTATATTTTGCCATCTCTTTCTCTTTATTAGTAGAGGTTTTGAATATGAAAGTAAAGAAAAACAAATAA
- a CDS encoding DUF294 nucleotidyltransferase-like domain-containing protein: MKNTISHRVADFLKNFPPFNFLHQKDIESLSEQISIIYKEKDCLIFAENEETHTSFYVVHKGAVALRKGPNHDVLDICDEGDIFGLRPLIANENYKMEAITYEESILYAIPIAIFKPYALENKAVGNFLIESFASNTRNPYSKSHRGKLYGDTIGNETLDSDTKLLDLQPVKYSKKLITCSSSTTVKEVAEIMTKKNVGAILVVEDTLPIGIITDKDLRNKVVTGKFPITTTAATVMTAPVITYPKKMTVTQAQMAMMKSNISHLCLTKDGTTNSKAVGILSKHDVMVSLGNNPAVLIKAIKRAKKFKNIKPIRASIMHLLQGYLDQNIPITLTSKIITELNDACIKQVIEIALLKMKTPPPVKFGWLALGSQGRSEQLLHTDQDNALVYEDVAEELKAETKEYFLKLAAYVNKGLFEIGYDYCPAEMMASNPKWCLSLSEWQNLVYHWITNPGKNEVLLSFIFFDYSLSYGNSELVNKLSDFIFENVKANPVFYIHLVSGALQSPSPTGFFRQFLLEQDGAHKDFFDIKRRALMPLTDAARVLILSHSVKSISNTPERFEKLADLEPSNRELYFACSYSYKALLKFRTKQGLQHHDSGQYIALDALSKLDKIKLKRTFKTIKELQELITIRFNASNLL; encoded by the coding sequence ATGAAAAATACCATTTCCCATAGAGTTGCTGACTTTCTAAAAAACTTTCCGCCTTTCAACTTTTTACATCAAAAAGATATTGAAAGCCTTTCTGAACAAATATCAATTATTTACAAAGAAAAGGATTGTTTAATCTTTGCCGAAAATGAAGAAACGCATACGTCTTTTTATGTGGTTCACAAAGGTGCGGTAGCGCTTAGAAAAGGACCAAATCATGACGTTTTGGATATTTGTGACGAAGGAGATATTTTTGGGCTGAGACCACTTATAGCTAATGAAAACTATAAAATGGAAGCCATAACTTATGAAGAAAGTATTCTATATGCCATTCCAATAGCTATTTTTAAACCCTATGCACTTGAGAATAAAGCAGTAGGTAATTTTTTGATAGAAAGTTTTGCTTCGAATACACGCAATCCATATTCCAAAAGCCACAGAGGAAAACTATATGGAGATACCATTGGAAACGAAACTTTGGATAGTGATACAAAATTATTGGATTTACAACCTGTAAAATATTCGAAAAAATTAATTACTTGTTCTTCTTCAACTACTGTAAAAGAGGTTGCCGAAATTATGACCAAAAAAAATGTGGGAGCAATTCTTGTTGTAGAAGACACACTTCCCATAGGGATCATAACGGACAAAGATTTAAGAAACAAAGTGGTAACTGGTAAATTTCCAATTACTACAACAGCGGCAACAGTAATGACAGCTCCTGTAATTACTTATCCTAAAAAAATGACTGTTACTCAGGCTCAAATGGCCATGATGAAAAGCAATATCAGTCATTTGTGCCTTACAAAAGATGGCACAACAAATTCTAAAGCAGTAGGAATATTATCAAAACATGATGTTATGGTCTCGCTTGGTAATAATCCAGCGGTATTGATAAAAGCTATAAAAAGAGCTAAAAAATTCAAAAATATAAAACCAATTCGTGCAAGTATAATGCACTTGCTACAAGGATATTTAGATCAAAATATCCCTATTACTTTAACTTCTAAAATAATTACAGAACTAAATGATGCCTGTATCAAGCAAGTTATAGAAATAGCACTTCTTAAAATGAAAACACCTCCGCCAGTAAAATTTGGATGGTTAGCATTAGGAAGTCAAGGCAGAAGTGAACAGTTATTGCATACAGATCAAGACAACGCCTTAGTATATGAAGATGTTGCCGAAGAACTAAAAGCGGAAACTAAAGAATATTTTTTGAAATTGGCAGCTTATGTCAATAAAGGACTTTTTGAAATTGGATATGATTATTGCCCAGCAGAAATGATGGCTTCTAATCCAAAATGGTGTTTAAGCCTAAGTGAATGGCAAAATTTAGTTTACCATTGGATTACAAACCCTGGCAAGAACGAAGTTTTATTATCTTTTATATTTTTTGATTATAGCCTATCCTATGGAAATAGTGAACTTGTAAACAAATTATCCGATTTTATTTTTGAAAATGTAAAAGCAAATCCTGTATTTTATATTCATTTAGTAAGTGGCGCATTGCAAAGCCCATCTCCTACTGGATTCTTTAGACAGTTTTTATTAGAACAAGACGGTGCTCATAAAGATTTTTTTGATATAAAAAGAAGGGCTTTAATGCCACTTACAGATGCTGCAAGAGTGTTAATTCTATCACATTCTGTGAAATCAATTAGTAATACACCAGAGCGTTTTGAAAAATTAGCAGATTTAGAACCTAGCAACAGAGAGTTATATTTTGCTTGTTCCTATTCGTACAAAGCATTATTAAAATTCAGAACAAAACAAGGACTTCAACATCATGATTCTGGCCAATATATTGCTCTTGATGCTCTTTCCAAATTAGATAAAATAAAACTAAAACGCACTTTCAAAACAATCAAAGAATTGCAGGAACTTATTACTATCCGATTTAATGCTTCTAACCTATTATAA
- a CDS encoding PolC-type DNA polymerase III has protein sequence MAHIFDKTKQFIAALFGKTKEPIDEQLLQSIESTRFVVLDTETTGFDYTNDRILCIGALTLQNSVISVGDSFEVFIEQEHYNQTTAQIHGILKDCIATRPTELEALQQFLEYLGDSIIIAHHTIFDVTMINKALERNGLPLLKNKTLDTAILYKRTLLSSYLLERKDNYSLDDLADKFDISKKDRHIAMGDAYITAIAFLKILNKLSEKKEITLVQLFK, from the coding sequence ATGGCACACATTTTTGACAAAACGAAACAGTTTATAGCGGCACTTTTTGGCAAAACCAAAGAACCAATTGACGAACAATTACTTCAATCTATTGAATCGACTCGCTTTGTTGTTTTGGATACAGAAACAACTGGTTTTGATTATACAAACGACCGAATTCTTTGTATTGGAGCATTAACTTTACAAAACAGTGTAATTTCTGTTGGAGATAGTTTTGAAGTTTTTATAGAACAAGAACATTATAACCAAACCACAGCACAAATTCACGGAATATTAAAAGATTGTATTGCAACTAGACCTACTGAATTAGAAGCTTTACAGCAGTTTTTAGAATATCTAGGTGATTCCATTATTATTGCACATCATACTATATTTGACGTCACTATGATTAATAAAGCCTTAGAGCGAAACGGATTACCATTGCTAAAAAACAAAACTTTGGATACTGCCATACTTTATAAAAGAACTTTATTATCCTCCTATTTATTAGAACGAAAAGACAATTATAGCTTAGATGATCTGGCGGACAAATTTGATATTTCTAAAAAAGACCGCCATATCGCCATGGGTGATGCGTATATTACGGCTATTGCTTTCTTGAAGATTCTAAACAAATTAAGCGAAAAAAAAGAAATTACATTAGTTCAATTATTCAAATAA
- a CDS encoding DNA gyrase/topoisomerase IV subunit A, which translates to MKDEEDDITNAEGQEDDHTFDENQNEGKSFEGQHFYDNEDEDSQDTITKVTGMYKDWFLDYASYVILERAVPAIEDGFKPVQRRIMHSLKELDDGRYNKVANVVGHTMQYHPHGDQSIGDAMVQIGQKELLIDCQGNWGNILTGDGAAASRYIEARLSKFALEVLYSPKITDWGVSYDGRRAEPNNLPVKFPLLLAQGAEGIAVGLSTKVLPHNFNELIDSSIKILKGKPFTLYPDFMTAGIADVSNYNDGMRGGRVRVRAKISQIDKNTLAITQIPFSTNTSSLIDSILKANDKGKIKIKKIEDNTAADVEILIHLFPGVSPDKTIDALFAFTACETSVAPLGCVIEDNKPLFIGVSEMLKISTDRTVSLLKSELEIQLAELEEQWHFASLERIFIEKKVYRLIEEETTKEGVYLAVDEGLKPHIKHLKREVTQDDITRLLEIRIMRISRFDSNKAQDKIEALEGDIEQVKYDLEHLVDFAIAYFTRLKEKYGKGRERQTELRIFDDIEATKVVLRNTKLYVNREEGFVGTSLKKDEYVTDCSDIDDVIVFMRDGKMMITKVDAKTFVGKDIIHVAIFDKSDKRTIYNMIYRDGKSGPSYIKRFNVSGVTRDKAYDLTNETAGSQVLYFSCNPNGEAEVITILLRQVGSVKKLKFDIDFANLAIKGRASKGNLVTKYPIKKIELKEKGISTLLPRKIWYDDTVQRLNVDARGELLGEFRPNDKILVVSQSGKLKVITPELSTHFDEDMVVLEKWIPKKPISAIYFDGEKERYYIKRFLAETENKEESFITENPNSQLEIVSTDYRPVAELVFTKIKGVQKENMVVDIESFIAVKGFKALGNQLTTDKLKQVNLLDSLPYEAPEEVIPEDLQVQTEMDVDDSDIQLDDDGQITLTLE; encoded by the coding sequence ATGAAAGACGAGGAAGACGATATTACAAACGCAGAAGGCCAAGAAGACGATCATACTTTTGATGAAAATCAAAATGAAGGAAAATCTTTTGAAGGACAGCATTTTTACGATAACGAAGACGAGGACAGCCAGGATACAATTACTAAAGTTACTGGTATGTATAAAGATTGGTTTTTGGATTATGCCTCTTATGTAATTCTAGAACGTGCAGTTCCCGCTATTGAAGACGGATTCAAACCGGTACAACGCCGAATTATGCATTCTCTAAAAGAGTTAGATGACGGTCGATACAATAAAGTAGCCAATGTTGTAGGGCATACCATGCAATACCATCCTCATGGGGATCAGAGTATTGGGGATGCTATGGTGCAAATAGGTCAGAAAGAATTACTTATAGATTGTCAAGGGAACTGGGGAAATATTCTAACAGGAGATGGCGCAGCTGCTTCACGTTATATTGAAGCACGTTTGTCAAAATTTGCTTTAGAGGTTTTATATAGCCCAAAAATTACGGATTGGGGCGTTTCATACGATGGAAGAAGAGCAGAACCTAATAATCTTCCGGTGAAATTTCCATTGCTTTTAGCGCAGGGTGCGGAAGGTATTGCAGTTGGACTTTCGACAAAAGTTTTACCTCATAATTTTAATGAGTTAATTGATTCTTCTATAAAAATATTAAAAGGAAAGCCTTTTACTTTATATCCAGATTTTATGACTGCCGGTATAGCGGATGTGTCAAATTATAATGATGGAATGCGAGGAGGACGGGTACGTGTACGTGCAAAAATTTCGCAAATAGATAAAAATACCTTAGCGATTACCCAAATTCCATTTTCAACAAATACATCCAGTTTGATTGATAGTATTTTGAAAGCGAATGATAAAGGGAAAATCAAAATTAAAAAGATTGAAGACAATACAGCAGCCGATGTTGAGATTTTAATTCATCTTTTTCCAGGTGTTTCACCAGATAAAACCATTGATGCGTTATTTGCTTTTACTGCTTGCGAGACTTCTGTAGCGCCATTAGGTTGTGTAATTGAGGATAACAAACCGCTTTTTATTGGGGTTTCTGAAATGTTGAAAATTTCAACTGACAGAACCGTTAGTTTGCTGAAAAGCGAATTAGAAATACAATTAGCCGAATTAGAAGAACAATGGCATTTTGCTTCTTTGGAACGTATTTTTATTGAGAAAAAAGTGTATCGTTTAATTGAGGAAGAAACTACGAAAGAAGGCGTTTATTTAGCCGTTGACGAAGGATTGAAACCGCATATTAAACATTTGAAACGCGAAGTTACTCAAGATGATATTACCCGTTTATTGGAAATCCGAATCATGCGTATTTCTAGATTTGACAGTAATAAAGCGCAAGATAAAATTGAAGCACTTGAAGGTGATATCGAACAAGTAAAATATGATTTAGAGCATTTAGTTGACTTTGCAATCGCTTATTTTACACGATTAAAAGAGAAATACGGAAAAGGACGTGAGCGTCAAACGGAACTCCGAATTTTTGATGATATTGAGGCTACAAAAGTAGTTTTAAGAAACACCAAATTATATGTAAACAGAGAAGAAGGCTTTGTGGGAACAAGCTTGAAAAAAGATGAATATGTTACGGATTGTTCGGATATTGACGATGTTATTGTTTTTATGCGTGACGGGAAAATGATGATTACAAAAGTTGATGCCAAAACTTTTGTTGGTAAAGATATTATCCATGTAGCTATTTTTGACAAAAGCGATAAGCGCACCATTTATAATATGATTTATCGCGATGGTAAATCAGGACCATCTTATATAAAGCGTTTCAATGTTTCTGGTGTAACACGTGATAAAGCCTATGATTTAACAAATGAAACTGCAGGGTCACAAGTGTTGTATTTCTCTTGCAATCCAAATGGCGAAGCTGAGGTAATCACGATTTTATTGCGTCAGGTAGGAAGCGTTAAGAAACTTAAATTTGATATTGATTTTGCTAATTTAGCTATTAAAGGTCGTGCCTCTAAAGGAAATTTAGTTACTAAATATCCAATCAAGAAAATTGAATTGAAAGAGAAAGGAATTTCTACTTTGTTACCAAGAAAAATTTGGTACGATGATACGGTGCAACGATTGAATGTTGATGCAAGAGGGGAATTATTAGGAGAATTTAGACCAAATGATAAAATTTTGGTGGTTTCTCAATCGGGGAAACTGAAAGTAATTACACCAGAATTATCGACCCATTTTGATGAAGATATGGTTGTGTTAGAAAAATGGATTCCTAAGAAACCTATTTCAGCGATTTATTTTGATGGCGAAAAAGAACGTTATTATATCAAACGCTTTTTGGCAGAAACCGAAAATAAAGAAGAAAGTTTTATAACTGAAAACCCAAATTCACAACTCGAAATAGTTTCTACGGATTATCGTCCAGTTGCAGAATTGGTTTTCACCAAAATAAAAGGAGTTCAAAAAGAAAACATGGTTGTTGATATTGAGTCTTTTATCGCTGTAAAAGGATTTAAAGCGCTTGGTAATCAATTAACAACGGATAAATTGAAACAGGTTAATTTATTAGATTCTTTGCCATACGAAGCTCCCGAAGAAGTTATTCCAGAAGACTTACAAGTTCAAACAGAAATGGATGTTGATGATTCTGATATTCAACTTGACGATGATGGTCAGATAACATTAACTTTAGAATAG
- a CDS encoding DNA topoisomerase IV subunit B encodes MSDQNQYNEDNIRSLDWKEHIRMRPGMYIGKLGDGSSPDDGIYILLKEVLDNCIDEFVMGAGKTIEVTIKDKTVSVRDYGRGIPLGKVIDVVSKMNTGGKYDSLAFKKSVGLNGVGTKAVNALSNYFRVESVRDDKQKAAEFSGGNLVLDEEIIDTTKRKGTKVTFIPDEAIFKNYKFRNEYIIKMLKNYCYLNTGLSIIYNGEKYYSDNGLKDLLDENISVEDMIYPIIHLKGDDIEVAMTHSKSQYSEEYHSFVNGQNTTQGGTHLVAFREAVVKTIREFYNKGFEPSDIRKSIVSAVSIKVMEPVFESQTKTKLGSTDMGSEPGMQSVRTFVNDFVKNNLDNYLHKNPETADLLLRKILQAERERKELSGIRKLATDRAKKANLHNKKLRDCRAHLPDIKNPRNLESTLFITEGDSASGSITKSRDVNTQAVFSLRGKPLNSYGMSKKIVYENEEFNLLQAALDIEDGLEKLRYNNIVIATDADVDGMHIRLLLITFFLQFFPELIKEGHLYILQTPLFRVRNKKETIYCYSDEERKNAIEKLKPKPEITRFKGLGEISPNEFQFFIGEDIRLDPIMMDKNTSVEQLLSFYMGKNTPDRQDFIIKNLKVEADVIEKV; translated from the coding sequence ATGTCCGATCAAAATCAATACAACGAAGATAATATTCGTTCGCTCGACTGGAAAGAACACATCCGTATGCGTCCCGGAATGTATATTGGGAAACTTGGAGATGGATCTTCACCAGATGATGGTATTTATATTCTGTTAAAAGAGGTACTCGATAACTGTATAGATGAGTTTGTTATGGGTGCAGGTAAAACCATCGAAGTAACCATCAAAGACAAAACAGTTTCAGTTCGCGATTACGGTCGTGGAATTCCCCTTGGAAAAGTAATTGATGTGGTTTCTAAAATGAATACAGGAGGGAAATATGACTCTCTTGCATTTAAGAAATCAGTTGGTTTGAATGGAGTGGGGACAAAGGCAGTAAATGCTTTGTCTAACTATTTCCGTGTAGAATCTGTTCGTGATGATAAACAAAAAGCAGCTGAGTTTTCGGGAGGAAATCTAGTTCTTGATGAAGAAATCATTGATACAACCAAAAGAAAAGGAACGAAAGTAACTTTTATCCCAGACGAAGCTATTTTTAAAAATTATAAATTCAGAAATGAATATATAATCAAAATGCTTAAAAATTATTGTTACCTAAATACGGGTTTATCCATAATTTATAATGGCGAAAAATATTATTCAGACAATGGATTGAAGGATTTATTGGATGAAAATATTTCTGTTGAAGATATGATTTATCCCATTATTCATCTAAAAGGAGATGATATTGAGGTAGCCATGACACACAGTAAGTCTCAATATAGCGAAGAGTATCACTCTTTTGTAAATGGGCAAAATACTACCCAAGGAGGAACACATTTAGTTGCTTTTCGGGAAGCAGTTGTGAAAACTATTCGGGAATTTTATAATAAAGGTTTTGAACCTTCGGATATCCGAAAATCAATCGTAAGTGCGGTTAGTATTAAAGTAATGGAACCTGTTTTTGAATCACAAACAAAAACCAAATTAGGTTCGACGGATATGGGTTCAGAGCCGGGAATGCAATCAGTGCGTACTTTTGTAAATGATTTTGTCAAAAATAATTTAGACAATTATTTGCATAAAAACCCGGAAACAGCTGATTTGCTTTTGCGAAAAATACTGCAAGCGGAGCGCGAAAGAAAAGAACTTTCAGGTATTCGAAAATTAGCTACAGATCGTGCCAAAAAAGCCAATTTGCATAACAAGAAATTGAGAGATTGTCGGGCACATTTACCAGATATTAAGAATCCTAGAAATTTAGAAAGTACCCTTTTTATTACCGAGGGAGATTCTGCTTCAGGTTCCATAACAAAATCGCGTGATGTTAATACACAAGCGGTTTTCAGTTTGAGAGGAAAACCGTTGAACTCTTACGGGATGAGCAAAAAAATTGTGTACGAAAATGAAGAATTCAATTTGTTGCAAGCTGCTTTGGATATTGAAGATGGTTTGGAAAAATTACGCTACAACAATATTGTTATTGCAACGGATGCCGATGTTGATGGAATGCACATCCGATTGTTATTGATAACGTTTTTTCTTCAGTTTTTTCCAGAACTAATCAAAGAAGGGCATTTGTATATTTTGCAAACACCACTTTTTAGGGTTAGAAACAAGAAAGAAACCATTTATTGTTATTCCGATGAAGAACGAAAGAATGCAATTGAAAAACTAAAACCTAAGCCTGAAATTACACGATTTAAAGGATTAGGAGAAATCTCGCCAAATGAGTTCCAGTTTTTTATTGGTGAAGACATTCGCTTAGATCCTATTATGATGGACAAAAATACATCGGTTGAACAATTGCTGTCTTTTTATATGGGTAAAAATACACCTGACCGACAAGATTTTATCATCAAGAATCTGAAGGTTGAAGCAGACGTAATTGAAAAAGTTTAA
- a CDS encoding NADPH-dependent FMN reductase, whose protein sequence is MKIIAFGASPSKNSINKKLATYAASLFENAEVEVLDLNDFQMPIFSVDIEVTIGQHPLAKAFLDKIAGADILVVSMAENNANYSAAFKNVFDWCSRIGAKVFQDKPMLLMATSPGARGGASVLEIAKNAFPRYGAIVKATFSLPSFNDNFDVEKGRISNPDLDKQLKDSIQNF, encoded by the coding sequence ATGAAAATTATAGCTTTTGGCGCAAGCCCTAGTAAAAATTCCATCAATAAAAAATTAGCTACTTATGCAGCTAGTCTTTTTGAAAATGCAGAAGTGGAAGTCTTGGATTTGAACGATTTTCAAATGCCAATTTTTAGTGTTGATATTGAAGTGACCATTGGTCAACATCCATTAGCGAAAGCTTTTTTGGATAAAATTGCAGGCGCAGATATACTTGTGGTTTCTATGGCTGAGAATAATGCAAATTATTCTGCGGCTTTCAAAAATGTTTTCGACTGGTGTTCTAGAATTGGCGCGAAAGTGTTTCAGGATAAACCCATGTTGCTTATGGCTACTTCGCCAGGGGCAAGAGGAGGAGCATCGGTTCTAGAAATTGCTAAAAATGCTTTTCCACGTTATGGAGCAATCGTAAAAGCAACGTTTTCTTTGCCTAGTTTCAATGATAATTTTGATGTTGAGAAAGGTAGAATTTCTAATCCAGATTTAGATAAACAGCTGAAAGATAGTATACAGAATTTTTAG